The proteins below are encoded in one region of Peribacillus muralis:
- a CDS encoding hemolysin family protein: protein MDILSFLLVIILIALTAFFVASEFSIIRVRSSRIDQLIEEGNKKAMAAKKVTSDLDEYLSATQLGITVTALGLGWLGQPTVLTLVGPLFNALHFPQEITSILTFFISFSLITFLNVVVGELAPKTVAIQKAEQVALAIASPLIFFHKIAFPFIWVLNHSSRFVVGLFGFKPASESEIAHTEEELRFILSDSYKSGEINQSEFKYVSNIFEFDDRVAKEIMVPRTEILTISKDETVQEFVDVAKLEKYTRYPVVEGDKDHVIGLVNLKEVFSDLIRNPEIQVKAIENYSRPIIRVMENIPIHDLLLKMQKERIHMAILMDEYGGTSGLVTVEDILEEIVGEIRDEFDIDEVASIRKIKDGHYILDSKLLVKEVNDLLGIHLEEDDVDTIGGWVLTENYDVTVGDIMEKDGFCFKVIEMEDRAIRSIEVTKKIVKIPLEEDLPQR from the coding sequence TTGGACATATTAAGTTTTTTATTAGTCATTATTTTAATCGCTTTAACTGCCTTTTTTGTAGCTTCTGAATTTTCGATCATCAGGGTTCGCAGCTCCAGGATCGATCAATTGATTGAAGAGGGAAACAAAAAAGCCATGGCGGCAAAGAAAGTGACATCCGATCTCGATGAATACCTTTCCGCGACCCAGCTCGGCATTACAGTAACAGCCCTTGGATTGGGGTGGCTCGGACAACCGACCGTCCTCACATTGGTCGGACCTTTATTCAATGCCTTACATTTCCCTCAGGAAATCACAAGCATTTTGACATTTTTCATATCGTTTTCGCTGATAACATTCCTGAATGTGGTTGTAGGCGAATTGGCTCCAAAGACCGTCGCCATCCAAAAGGCGGAACAGGTGGCCCTGGCTATTGCCAGCCCGCTGATCTTTTTCCATAAGATTGCGTTTCCCTTCATTTGGGTATTGAATCATTCCTCCCGCTTCGTTGTCGGTTTATTTGGCTTCAAGCCAGCGTCCGAAAGTGAGATAGCCCACACCGAAGAAGAATTGCGTTTCATCCTTTCCGATAGTTATAAAAGCGGGGAGATCAACCAATCCGAATTCAAATATGTAAGCAACATATTTGAATTCGATGACCGTGTTGCCAAAGAAATCATGGTTCCAAGGACAGAAATCCTGACCATTTCCAAGGATGAAACGGTACAGGAATTCGTCGATGTAGCAAAATTGGAGAAATACACACGATATCCTGTTGTCGAGGGTGACAAAGATCATGTCATTGGCTTAGTGAACTTGAAGGAAGTTTTCTCGGATCTTATCCGTAATCCGGAAATCCAAGTAAAGGCGATTGAAAATTACTCTCGTCCGATCATTCGCGTAATGGAAAATATACCCATACACGATTTACTGCTAAAAATGCAAAAGGAACGCATTCATATGGCTATTTTGATGGATGAATACGGAGGTACCTCCGGCCTTGTCACTGTCGAGGATATCCTCGAGGAAATCGTTGGGGAAATTCGTGACGAATTCGATATTGATGAAGTCGCCTCCATCAGGAAAATTAAGGATGGCCACTATATTTTAGACTCGAAGCTTCTTGTTAAGGAAGTGAATGATTTACTTGGCATTCACTTGGAAGAAGACGATGTCGACACTATAGGCGGATGGGTGCTTACGGAAAATTATGATGTGACTGTTGGGGACATCATGGAGAAGGATGGATTTTGCTTTAAGGTGATTGAAATGGAAGATCGCGCCATTCGTTCCATCGAAGTGACAAAAAAAATCGTTAAGATACCTCTTGAGGAAGACCTTCCTCAAAGATAG
- a CDS encoding histidine kinase N-terminal domain-containing protein, with amino-acid sequence MGSNREMTIHFLSSQQGTIISKWKDELLHLPDGYIGYFKGEVENIFNLLVDQLGTTDTDIEDVLKVIGKKIASDRANKQLNMEIFFSSISIGRSTIIEHLLNSNVSMEEVSGLIKQINIYFDQLIQFASSHYSELKIKELDERYQFISPDHKDRLTLLGQMTSSFVHEFRNPLTSIMGFIQLLQAEQPETKYLGIISKELDQLNYRITQFLNMSKKETSESPPELFSISRLANEVIEFLYPSILEVNASITCNVADDAVITGSEEEFRQVLLNIILNALDVVTGMPSPAIYISGSECPPGILTLNISNNGPKIPEEVLPNIFEPFITTKKRGTGLGLFVCKEIVLKHKGTLSCHSTDFLTTFSIQLQTK; translated from the coding sequence ATGGGATCTAATCGAGAAATGACCATTCACTTTTTATCTTCTCAACAGGGCACCATCATATCTAAATGGAAAGATGAGCTGCTGCATTTACCAGATGGATATATAGGATACTTCAAGGGGGAAGTGGAAAACATATTCAATTTATTGGTCGATCAGCTTGGAACAACGGATACGGACATAGAAGATGTGCTAAAGGTGATTGGGAAAAAAATTGCATCTGACCGAGCTAATAAGCAGTTGAATATGGAAATTTTCTTTTCCTCTATAAGCATCGGCAGATCCACTATCATTGAACACCTTTTGAATTCCAATGTAAGTATGGAAGAAGTATCCGGTCTCATAAAGCAAATCAACATTTACTTTGATCAACTCATTCAGTTTGCATCATCCCATTATTCCGAATTGAAAATCAAGGAGCTCGATGAGCGCTATCAATTCATCAGCCCTGATCACAAAGACCGTTTGACGCTTTTAGGCCAAATGACCTCAAGCTTCGTCCATGAATTCCGTAATCCGCTGACTTCCATCATGGGGTTCATTCAATTGCTACAAGCAGAACAACCTGAAACTAAATATCTTGGTATCATTTCCAAGGAGTTGGATCAGCTCAATTACAGGATTACTCAATTCCTCAATATGTCAAAAAAAGAAACTTCAGAATCGCCACCTGAACTGTTTTCCATATCCCGATTGGCTAATGAGGTTATTGAATTTTTATATCCCAGCATTTTGGAAGTGAATGCTTCCATTACTTGTAATGTTGCCGATGATGCGGTCATTACAGGTTCTGAAGAGGAATTCCGCCAAGTCTTATTGAATATCATTTTAAATGCCCTTGATGTAGTTACTGGGATGCCCTCCCCAGCCATATATATATCTGGCTCTGAATGCCCACCCGGCATCCTTACCTTGAACATTTCCAACAATGGTCCGAAGATACCCGAAGAAGTCCTGCCGAATATTTTTGAACCATTCATCACCACCAAAAAAAGGGGGACGGGTTTGGGACTGTTCGTTTGTAAAGAAATCGTATTGAAACATAAAGGAACCTTATCCTGTCACTCAACCGATTTCCTAACGACCTTCTCGATACAGCTGCAAACAAAATAA
- a CDS encoding cation diffusion facilitator family transporter, which yields MDKHSISAEKGAYISIAAYIFLSALKLSFGYFGDSKGLWADGLNNSTDIIASIAVLIGLKISKRPPDGNHAYGHLRAETIASLVAAFIMITVGLQVVFSAVESFFQPKSTTVPNMLTAYVAIFSAIFMFGIYRYNIVLSKKINSSSLYAVAQDNRSDALVSVGAFIGILGTKLGIPWLDAIAAAVVGIIICKTAWGIFRDASISLTDGFDDQLLQKIGQTISSTEGVKDMSEIKARMHGSEILLETTVHVNPLLTVIQGHDITVKIEENLLQKYNIQHVIVHIEPFAFHKKGNRQ from the coding sequence ATGGATAAACATTCTATATCGGCTGAAAAAGGCGCCTACATAAGCATTGCCGCTTACATTTTCTTATCAGCTCTTAAATTGTCGTTTGGCTATTTTGGGGATTCCAAAGGCCTCTGGGCAGATGGTTTGAATAATTCGACCGACATTATCGCCTCGATTGCCGTATTGATTGGCTTGAAGATATCCAAAAGACCGCCAGATGGTAATCACGCCTACGGGCATTTACGGGCGGAAACGATAGCTTCTTTAGTCGCGGCCTTCATCATGATCACAGTGGGCCTGCAGGTTGTATTCAGTGCTGTGGAATCCTTCTTCCAGCCAAAATCAACGACCGTCCCCAATATGCTTACCGCTTATGTCGCCATTTTCTCTGCTATTTTCATGTTTGGTATCTATCGTTACAATATAGTGTTAAGCAAGAAAATCAACAGCTCCTCCCTATATGCCGTTGCACAGGATAACCGTTCCGATGCCCTTGTCAGCGTCGGTGCATTTATCGGGATCCTCGGTACTAAGCTTGGAATTCCTTGGTTGGATGCCATAGCAGCTGCAGTCGTAGGCATCATCATTTGCAAAACGGCTTGGGGCATTTTCCGTGATGCCTCCATTTCTTTAACAGATGGCTTCGACGATCAGCTGCTGCAAAAAATAGGTCAAACCATCAGTTCGACAGAAGGTGTAAAAGACATGAGTGAAATCAAGGCCCGAATGCACGGAAGTGAAATCCTGCTAGAAACCACCGTTCACGTTAACCCTCTCTTAACGGTTATCCAAGGTCACGATATTACGGTTAAAATTGAAGAGAACCTATTACAAAAATATAATATCCAGCATGTAATCGTTCACATCGAGCCCTTTGCCTTCCACAAAAAAGGAAACCGTCAGTAA
- a CDS encoding universal stress protein: protein MKNFKHIVVAFDGNEESKRAVEYGATLKKAFPETELTVVHVLNDKVEQRIMGNASAPGFVPAAGFYVDPVQTHPVVEVEQPEQRKGNPSPSVVENSVQNAESNTLRLLSEFQVKGKFEILEGHAPDSICDYAGRTGADLIVVGNSDKSGLEKFFLGSTSSSIAKNAPCSVFIAK from the coding sequence ATGAAAAACTTCAAGCATATTGTCGTCGCTTTTGATGGAAATGAGGAGAGTAAACGGGCTGTCGAGTACGGGGCAACATTGAAAAAGGCTTTTCCGGAAACTGAGCTCACCGTAGTTCATGTCTTAAATGATAAGGTGGAACAGCGCATCATGGGAAATGCATCGGCTCCGGGATTCGTACCTGCTGCAGGATTTTATGTAGATCCCGTTCAAACGCACCCTGTCGTGGAAGTTGAACAACCCGAACAACGTAAAGGAAATCCATCTCCTTCCGTCGTCGAGAACAGTGTCCAAAATGCAGAAAGCAATACATTGAGGCTGCTAAGTGAATTCCAAGTGAAGGGGAAATTCGAAATATTGGAAGGGCATGCACCAGATAGCATTTGTGACTATGCCGGGAGAACCGGCGCTGACCTCATCGTTGTCGGTAATAGCGATAAAAGCGGGCTGGAAAAATTCTTTCTCGGCAGCACCAGTAGTTCGATTGCGAAAAACGCTCCTTGTTCTGTATTCATAGCCAAATGA